AACGGGTCGAGATCGTCGGCGCTGCCGGCGGTCTCCGCAGCGGAGCCCTCGTCACCCGGTTCGTCGTCCGCGTCGTCGGACTGCGCGGCGTCGGTCTGCGGGTCGACCGCGTCGTCGGTCACGTGGTCGGGCATCGGGACGTCGGTCGTGTCCTCGTCCGCGGCCGGTGCCGCGACCTCGGGATCGACCGTCGACTGCTCGTCGTCGACCTCCGATGCGGACGCCTCGGGCTGCGGATCGGCGCCGAGGGCGACCAGACGCTCGGCGGCGTCCGTCTCCTCGTGGAGATCGGCGTCGGCCGCCTTGATGAACCAGGTGATGGCGTCCTCGCGCCGGCCGGCCCGTTCGAGCAGGTCGGCGTAGGCGAATGCCACCCGCGCTGAGTCGGGCGTCGTCGCCGCCAGCTGCTCGAGCTGGGCCACGGCCGCGTCGATCTGTCCGAGGTCGGCGCGGGCACCGGCGCTGACGATGACGAGTTCGGTGCGCTGCTCGGCGTCGAGCGTCTCGGCCTCCGGGGAACGCGACAACTCGATGGCCCGCTCCGGGTGGCCGAGCGCGCGTTCGCAGTCGGCGAGGACGGCCAGCTGACCGGCCCCGCCACTCATCCGACGGGCCGCGCGCAGCTCCCCGATGGCTTCCGCCCACTCCCCCGCCCGGTAGGCGACCAGGCCGACGGTCTCCCGCACGACCGCGATCCGTCCGCCCCGGGTGCGGGCCGCGCGAGCGTGCCGCCAGGCCTCTTCCGGCTCTTCGTCGGCCAAGGCACTGGCCGCGACGAGATGGCCGGCGACGAACTCCGAGCCTTCCCGGCTCAGCCCGCGCAGGTCGCGCCGCACTTCCGGGTCGAGCTCGTCGGAGGTGGCCCATTCCGGAATGTCCGGCCAACGCTCACCGATGTCCTCCGCGCGACGACGGGACCCGAGTTCCGGCTCCCGCGGAGCACGGTCCTCACGCGGACGGTCCTCGCGCGGACGGAACGATCCCCGCTCACCACCACGCTGCTCGCCGCGCCGCTCATCCCGATGACGGGGTCCGCCGAAACGGTCGCTGTCGGACCGGGGATAACGGGAGGTGGGACGATCGGCGTACCGGGATTCGGTGCGTCCGCCGTCAGCCGAGCTGTCCTGCCGCGGAGCGCGGGTGGCGTCCCGGGTCTCGGCAGAGGCCGCGGGCTCGGCCGGAGCACCCAGACCGAGGGCGGAACTCAGATCCCCGGTCAAACCGGACGGACGCTCCGTTCGGGCGGAACCGTTCGGCGGGATGGCCGAATCGTGGCCCTCGGAGGCCGACGTCGGACGCTCGGTCCGGGGGCCACGATCGGCGTAGTTCCCACCGCGCTCCGGGCGACGGGGCGCGTCGTCGGATCGGCGTGGACCGCGGTCGAACGGCGGTCGCTCGTCCCGACCCCGATAGCCTCGATCGCCGTCGGTGCGGGGACGATCGGAGCGGGCGCGATCTCCCTGGCCCGGCGATCGGTCGTCCCGAGACCAGGCGCCGCGGGCCCGGTCGTCGCGCGGGGCGAAGGAGCGGGGGCGGTCACCGTCACGGCGGTCCACACCGAACGTCCGTCCTCCGCTGGCGCGGC
This genomic stretch from Nakamurella flava harbors:
- a CDS encoding tetratricopeptide repeat protein — encoded protein: MTGDLSSALGLGAPAEPAASAETRDATRAPRQDSSADGGRTESRYADRPTSRYPRSDSDRFGGPRHRDERRGEQRGGERGSFRPREDRPREDRAPREPELGSRRRAEDIGERWPDIPEWATSDELDPEVRRDLRGLSREGSEFVAGHLVAASALADEEPEEAWRHARAARTRGGRIAVVRETVGLVAYRAGEWAEAIGELRAARRMSGGAGQLAVLADCERALGHPERAIELSRSPEAETLDAEQRTELVIVSAGARADLGQIDAAVAQLEQLAATTPDSARVAFAYADLLERAGRREDAITWFIKAADADLHEETDAAERLVALGADPQPEASASEVDDEQSTVDPEVAAPAADEDTTDVPMPDHVTDDAVDPQTDAAQSDDADDEPGDEGSAAETAGSADDLDPFAIASPSTEADVTASDSESTDDDSASGAEPRSDDEPSSPTFSGSPLFSDNPTTGA